In the Pseudonocardia sediminis genome, CGACGGCGGTGCTGCGCGGCGACGACGGCCGGATCGAGATCGGCGCCCGCACCAGCATCCAGGACGGGTCGATCATCCACACCACGCTGCGCCAGGCGACGATCATCGGCGACGAGGTGACGGTCGGGCACAACGTCCACATCGAGGCGTCCACCGTCGGGAACCGCGTGCTGATCTCGTCCGGCTCGGTGGTGCTCAACGGCTCCGAGATCGGCGAGGGCGCGATCGTCGCCGCGGGTGCGGTCGTCTCGCCGAACGCGGTCGTCCCGCCGTACCGGATGGCGCTCGGCGTCCCGGCTCGGGTGCGGGAGGGGTACGAGGTACCGGAGGACCGCTGGCGGTACGCCGTCGAGTCCTACGTCGCACGAGGCAAGCGGTTCCGTGCGGAACTGCGGAGACTGACCTGAGCGTGGAGCCCGCACGACGCGCACGAATTCTGGAGAACTGATGGCGAAGCCGTTGAACGAGATCGTCGAGGCCGGGTGGGCGCAGGCGCTGGAGCCGGTCGCCCCGGTCGTGGCGCAGATGGGCGAGTTCCTGCGCGAGGAGATCGCGGCGGGGCGTCGCTACCTGCCGGCGGGCGCGAACGTCCTGCGGGCGTTCCAGCAGCCGTTCGACGAGGTCCGCGTCCTGATCATGGGCCAGGACCCGTACCCGACGCCGGGCCACGCGGTCGGGCTGTCGTTCTCGGTGGCGCCGGAGGCGAAGCCGATCCCGCGCTCGCTGTCCAACATCTTCCGCGAGTACTCCGAGGACCTCGGGCACCCGGCGCCGTCCACCGGTGACCTGACGCCGTGGACCGAGCAGGGCGTGCTGCTGCTCAACAGGTGCCTGACCGTCGAGCCCGGCACGCCCGGCTCGCACCGCGACAAGGGCTGGGAGGCGGTCACCGAGCAGGCCATCCGCGCACTGGTCGAGCGCGACGCCGACCCGATGGTGGCGATCCTGTGGGGCCGCGACGCCCGCAACCTGGTTCCGCTGCTCGTCGACGTGCCGATCGTCGAGTCGGCGCACCCGAGCCCGATGTCGGCCGACCGCGGCTTCTTCGGGTCCCGCCCGTTCTCCCGGGCGAACGACCTGCTGGAGGAGATCGGCGGCGACCCCGTCGACTGGAAGCTGCCCTGAGACCTCGACGCCGGGAAGTCCTGTCCGCGTCACGGATCGGTGACGTGACGAGGACGCGTCGGTAGGCTGGCCCGGTGGGTGATCCGGGGGAGCTGCGCATATCCGACGCCGACCGGGAGGTCGCCGCGCAGCGGCTGCACACGGCTCTCGGTGAAGGTCGCATCACGCTCGTCGAGCTGGAGGAACGGCTCGACGTCGTCTACGCGGCCAAGACGTTCGCCCAGCTCCGGCCACCGCTGGCCGACCTGCCCGGGGCCGGTCCGGCGCCCGCCGGCGTCCCGGCCGTCCCGCACGGCCGCCCTCCGGCCGATCGGCTGCACCTGCGTACCGAGATGGGCACCGTCAAGCGCGAGGGCGACTGGCAGGTGCCGGCCGCGATGATGCTGACCACGCACATGGGCTCGATCCACCTGGACCTGTCGACCGCCCGGTCGGTGCCGGCCCGGGTGGACGTGGAGGTCTCGCTGGGCATGGGCTCGGCGACCGTGGTGCTGCCGCACGGCGCCACCGCCGACATCGACGGCGTGCGTGGCTCGTGGGGGACCGTGAAGTCGAAGGTCCCGGCCTCGGCCCCCGGGTCGTCGCCGCACATCGTGTTCACCGGCAAGGTCGGGATGGGCTCGCTGACCGTCCGCGGGCCGCGCCCGGTGTGGATGTCGCTGTTCTCCTGAACCCGTCGGACGCCCTGCCCGTCCGACGCCCGGCCCGTCGCCGGGTCCGGACACGAGAAAGGGCGGTCCCGCCGGGACCGCCCTTCGTCGTACACCCGGCACTGCCGGGCGGCCCGCTCAGGTGCGGACGACCTTGCCCGCCTTGAGGCAGGAGGTGCAGGCGTTGAGACGCTTGCGGTTCCCACCGTTCAGGCTGGCGCGAACGGTCTGGATGTTCGGGTTCCAGCGACGGTTCGTGCGGCGGTGCGAGTGCGAGACGGACATGCCGAAGCCCGGACCCTTGCCACAGACGTCGCAGACGGCAGCCACGTCGGACACTCCTCTGATTGACGATCTGGTCAGGTGTTGCTCGAGACCAAGCCCGGCGATGCCGGGGCTCGGCCTCCCAGTCTAACGATCCCGGTCCCGCGACCGCAGGCGGGTCGGCGGCGGCGCCCCGGCCCGGGTGAGGGCGGCGGTGACCTAGGCTCGACGCCCGTGGCCCCGTCGTTCGACTCCGAGCTGCTGCGCCGCTGGATCGACGCGGCGACCCGCAGCCTGTCACGGCACCGGGCGGAGATCGACCGGATCAACGTGTTCCCGGTCCCCGACGGCGACACCGGATCGAACATGCTGCTCACGGTGCAGGCCGCGCTGCGGGCACTGGATCCGGCCCGCCCGCCCACCACCGACGGCCGGGGGACCTCCGGCGACGCGCAGGCGGACGTCGTCCCGGCCGACGGGGTGGCCTCCGGTGCCGCGGCCCCGGATCTTGGACCGGCCGGCGCCGCGGACGGCTCCGACACCCCGGCGACGGCGGCGGCCCTGGCCCGCGGCGCGCTGCGCGGGGCGCGCGGCAACTCCGGGCTGATCCTCACCCAGCTCCTGCGCGGGATCAGCGACGAGCTGGCGGCGCGGACGACCCCGGACCGCCGGGCCGCGTCCGCCGCGGGCGGGGCGTTGTTCGCCTCGGCCCTGCGGCGCTCGGCCACCCTGGCCCGCGCGGCGGTGCACCGTCCCCGTCAGGGCACGATCCTCACGGTCCTGGAGGCGGCGGCCGCCGCGGCCACCGCGCTGCCCGAGGGGACCCCGCTCGCGGAGACGGCGGCCGTCGCGTCACGGGCGGCCGGGGAGGCGCTGGAGGCCACGACCGGCCAGCTGCCGGAGCTCGCGAAGGCCCGCGTGGTGGACGCCGGTGGGATGGGCCTGGTGCTGATCCTGGACTCGCTGGCCGAGGTGCTCGGCGCCGCGCGCCGGGTGCTGCCGGGGCCGGGGGCCGGGCCGGTTCCGGGGGCGGACGACGAGCCGGTGTCCTGGACGACCGAGCGCGAGTCCGGCTCCGACGAGCACGACTACGAGGTGATGTATCTGCTCGAGGGCTCCGACTCCGCCCGGGTCGCCGCGCTGCGCGAGGAGCTGGACGGTCTCGGGGACTCGGTCGCGCTGGTCGGGGACGGTCTCCCGGACGGGTCCGGGACCTGGAACGTGCACGTGCACTGCACCGACATCGGGGCCGCGGTCGAGGCCGGGATCCGGGCCGGGCGCCCGTCCGGGATCCGGGTGCTGCGCTTCGCGGACCAGGCACCGGGCACCGAGCACGTCGTCACCGTCGGGCGGGCGCTCCCCTCCGGCGGCGCTCCCGCCACGGACCGTGCCGCCGCCGGACGGACGACCGCCGTCGCGTCGACGGGAGCCGCGACGTCCGCTCCCCGCGCCCGTGCCGTCCTCCTCCTGATCGAGAGCGACGGTGCCGCGGAGCTGGCCCGGTCCGCCGGGGGCGACGTGCTCCGGCCCGCCCCGGGGCTCGACGCCCGCTCCGTCGCCGACGCGATCGCCGCGACCCGCGCCGCCCACGTCGCCGTCCTGCCCTGCGACGGGGACCGCCGCGCCGCCGCGGAGGAGGCGGTGGGGCTCGTCGAGGGCGTCGAGGTGGTCGTCGTGCCGAGCGTGTCGGTGCTGCAGGGGCTGTCCGCGCTGGCCGTGCACGACCCCGACCGGCGCGCCGGCGACGACGTCGTCGCGATGGCCGAGGCCGCGGCCGGGACCCGCACCGGCTCGCTGATGATCTCCGAGACCGAGGCGCTGACCTGGGCCGGACCGTGCCAGCCCGGCGACGTGCTGGGGGTGTCCGACGGCGAGGTGGTGCTGATCGCGCCGGACCTTTCTGTCGGTGCCCTGTGGTTGGCTCACCGCATGCTGACCCCGGGTGGTGAACTGGTGACGGCGTTGCTGGGCGCGTCCGTGCCGGACGAGCTCGGGGCGTCGCTGGCCGAGGACCTGCGTCGCACCCATCCCGAGGTGGACGTGGTCGTGCATCGCGGCGGGCAGCAGGACCTCCCGCTGGTGATGGGGGTCGAATGACGGGGACGGACGTGGTGAGGGGGACGTGGTGAGCGGCGACCGTGCGACGGCCGGGGCCATCGACATGGACACGCGGCTGCTCGGGTTGGTCGGGAAGAGGGCGGCGGACGCGTTGTCCGGGTCGCTGGACATCCACACGGTGGGCGACCTGGTGCGGCACTACCCGCGCCGCTACGTCGACCGCGGCCGGCTGACCGACATCGCGGGGCTCGTCCTCGGCGAGCACGCGACCCTGGTGGCGCAGGTCGAGAAGACGACGCTGCGCTCGATGCGCCAGCGTCGCGGGCAGATGCTGCAGGTCGTGATCCGGGACGAGAGGGGTGCCCAGCTCGACTGCACGTTCTTCAACGGGCAGAAGGTCCAGCACACCGTCCACCAGGGCATGCGGGCGGTGTTCGCCGGCAAGGTCGGCATCTTCAACGGGCGCCTGCAGCTCACGCACCCGCAGTTCGAGGAGCTCGACCCCTCCGACGAGGTGCGCCCCTTCCTGTCCATGTACCCGGCCACCGGGAAGATCCAGTCGCAGGACATCGCGCGCTGCGCCCGTCAGGTTCTGGAGCTGCTCGACGACCCCACCGACCCGTTGCCGGAGTCGCTGCGGGAGCGGGAGAAGCTCCCCGAGCTGGGCCGGGCACTGCGCCGGATCCACGTCCCCGAGGTCGAGGCCGACATCTTCGCCGCGCGCAACCGCCTGGTCTGGGACGAGGCGATGGGCGTGCAGCTGGCGCTGGCGCTGCGCCGCCACGCCGCCGTCTCGCGCCCGGCGCCGGCCTGCCCGCCCCATCCCGGTGGGTTGCTCGACGCGTTCGACGCGAACCTGCCGTTCGCCCTGACCGACGGCCAGCACGAGGTCGGGGCCGAGGTCGCCGAGGACCTGGGGCTCGAGCACCCGATGAACCGGCTCGTGCAGGGCGACGTCGGCGCGGGCAAGACGATCGTCGCGCTCCGGGCGATGCTGCAGGTGCTCGACTCCGGCCGGCAGGCCGCGATGCTCGCCCCGACCGAGGTCCTCGCCGCCCAGCACGCCCGGTCGCTGAAGGCGATGCTCGGCCCGCTCGGGCGGGCCGGTGAGCTCGGTGCGGCCGAGCAGTCGACGGCGGTCACGCTGGTCACCGGATCGCTCGGGGCGAAGGCCAAGCGCCAGGCGCTGCTCGACGCGCAGTCCGGTGCGGCCGGGATCGTGGTCGGCACGCACGCGCTGATCCAGGACACCGTCGGGTTCGCCGACCTGGGCCTGGTCGTGGTCGACGAGCAGCACCGCTTCGGCGTCGAGCAGCGTGACGCCCTGCGCGGGCGCGGCGAGCTGGCCCCGCACATGCTCGTGATGACGGCGACGCCGATCCCGCGGACCGTCGCGATGACCGTCTACGGCGACCTGGAGATCTCCTCGTTGCGCGGCCTGCCGGGCGGACGTTCGCCGATCTCGACGTCGGTGGTGCCGCTCGCCGAGCACCCGACGTGGTTCGGCCGGATCTGGCAGCGGGTGCGCGAGGAGGTCGCGGCCGGGCACCAGTGCTACATCGTGTGCCCGCGGGTCGGGGGAGAGGACGCGAAGCCGGGCGGCAAGGGCGACCCGGACGCCGACCTGGTCGACCACGACGACCCCGACGAGGGCGCCGGCTCCGACTCCGACGCCAAGCGCCCGCCGCTGGCCGTGATGGACGTGGCCCCCCGCCTGATCGAGGGCGAGCTGGCCGGCCTGCGGGTCGGGATCCTGCACGGCAAGCTGCACCCCGACGAGAAGGACGCCGTGATGCGGTCCTTCGAGCGCGGCGAGCTCGACGTGCTGGTCGCGACGACCGTCATCGAGGTCGGCGTGGACGTCCCGAACGCGACCGCGATGGTGCTGCTCGACGCCGACCGGTTCGGCCTGTCCCAGCTGCACCAGCTGCGCGGACGCGTCGGGCGGGGCTCGGCGCCCGGGGTGTGCCTGCTGGTCACCGAGATGCCCGCGGCCACCACCGCCCGCGAACGCCTCGACGCCGTCGCCGGCACCACGGACGGCTTCGAGCTGGCCCGTCTGGACCTGGAGCTGCGCCGGGAGGGCGACGTGCTCGGCGCCGTCCAGTCCGGAGCGCGCTCGGGCCTGCGCCTGCTCTCCCTGCTGCGCCACGGCGACGTGATCGCCAAGGCGCAGGTCTACGCGAAGGACCTGGTCGACCGCGACCCGACCCTCGCCGACCACCCCGGCCTGGCCGCCCTGGTCGGCGAGACCGTCGGCGACGAGGAACGCGCCGCGTACCTCGACAAGGCCTGACCCCCGGGCCTGCCCCCGGCCCCGCCGCTCCAGCGACCGGCACGCCCGTCGCAAAGATTGCGACAGCAGTGCCGCTCGCTGCCCGGGCGGGAAGCCGCAAGCCCCGCCCCGCCCCGTCCCCGGTTCGGCGAACGGCACGCTCGTCGCAAAGGTTCCGACGAATGTGCCGGTCGTCAGACTTCGATCCGGGCGCCCGCGGGCAAGGTGTTCGGGTGGGTGGCGCTCAGCCGGGGAGGGCGCCCCGGGAGGCCTCGTCGACGGCGGCGCGGGCGGTGCGGGGCAGGTGCACGATGCCGGCGCGGTCGAGGCGGTCCAGCTCGGAGCGGGCGCGGGCGTAGGCGGCGAGGCGTTCGTGCTCGGAGTCGGAGTCGCGGGCGGTGGTGAGCAGCTTGAGCACACGCTCGATCGATCCGCGCTCGTGGGTCGGCACGTTCGACAGACGGATCCGGTCGGCGGCGTCGAGGGCCGCCTGCCAGGCACGCCGGGCCTTGGCGACGGCGACGGTGAACGCGGCGTCGTAGGGAGCACCGGGGTGGGCGTCGGTGTCGAGCGACTGCGCCTCGGCGAACGCGTCGACGAACCGCGCGGTGCTGGGCACGGACACGTCGGACAGGGCCGGACGGCGCAGCACCTGCATCGGGTCGCACTCGTGCGCGGTGTACTCGACGCGCAGGGCGTCGAACTCCGCCTTCGCCCGCTGCCACGCCTGCAGGCCGGACTCGGGAGCGGGGACGGACGCGGCGGCGGGCCCGGCGTCGACGCTGCATGAGCGGAACGAGCGCTTGAGCAGCACGAACACCCCGAGCAGGACGGCCGCGAGCACCAGGTACGGGATCAGTTTGATCACTGCGTACACGATGACCCCTCCGACGAACGCGGCCGCGATGAACGCTCCGAGGACGAACGGGAGCACGCTGCCGTGGCGTCCGTGACGTCGTCGCATCCGTCGCTCCCGTCTCCGGTCGTACCGCCCCGCGCGGTACGTCTCCCGCACACCGATGCCGCCGGCGCCGGAGGCGTGACCGTGGCCGTGCAGATGCCCGTGGGCGCGGCGGTCGGCCGGACGACGGGTGCGGGTCCGTGTCATCTCTCCTTGTTACCGGAGAACGCGGCCCGGCGGTGCGGGCCGGACGGGTGTTCGGGCTCAGATGTGGTCCGCGCATGGGCGCACGTGCAACGATCACGCGTCCGCCGACGGCCCCGGGACCACGGGCCGGCGCGTGCGGCGCAAGGTGTCGATGATCCGAGGAGTGCGATGTTCCGCAAGGTGCTGGTGGCCAACCGGGGGGAGATCGCGATCCGGGCGTTCCGGGCCGCGTTCGAGCTGGGGGTCTCCACGGTCGCGGTGTTCCCGTACGAGGACCGCAACTCGTTGCACCGGGCGAAGGCCGACGAGTCGTACCAGATCGGCGAGCCCGGGCACCCGGTCCGCGCGTACCTCTCGGTCGACGAGGTCATCCGCGCGGCCAAGAAAGCCGGCGCGGACGCCGTCTACCCGGGCTACGGCTTCATGTCGGAGAACCCGGACCTGGCCCGGGCGTGCGCGGAGGCGGGCATCACGTTCGTCGGCCCGCCGACCGAGGTGCTGCACCTGACCGGCAACAAGTTCCGCGCGGTCGCGGCCGCACGGGCGGCCGGGGTGCCGGTGCTGGAGTCGAGCGACCCCTCCGACGACGTCGACGAGCTGCTACGCGCCGCGCAGGACATCGACTTCCCAGTGTTCGTCAAGGCCGTCGCCGGTGGTGGCGGGCGCGGCATGCGGCGGGTCTTCGAGCGCGACGAGCTCAAGGACGCGATGGAGGCCGCGATGCGGGAGGCCGAGTCGGCCTTCGGCGACCCGACGGTGTTCCTGGAGCAGGCCGTGGTGAACCCGCGGCACATCGAGGTCCAGATCCTCGCCGACGCGCAGGGCAACGTCGCGCACCTCTACGAGCGGGACTGCTCGGTGCAGCGCCGCCACCAGAAGGTCATCGAGATCGCGCCGGCGCCGAACCTGGACCCGGAGATCCGCGAGCGGATCTGCACCGACGCGGTGAACTTCGCCAAGGAGATCGGCTACGTGAACGCCGGGACCGTGGAGTTCCTGCTCGACGAGCGCGGGCAGCACCACTTCATCGAGATGAACCCGCGGATCCAGGTCGAGCACACCGTCACCGAGCAGGTGACCGACCGCGACCTGGTGATCGCCCAGCTGCGGATCGCGTCCGGCATGACGCTGCCGGAGCTGCGCCTGGAGCAGGAGGACATCACCTGCACCGGTGCGGCGATGCAGACCCGGATCACCACCGAGGACCCGTCGAACGAGTTCCGCCCCGACGTCGGCACGCTCTCGGCCTACCGCTCGCCGGGCGGTCCCGGGGTGCGCCTGGACGGTGGCACCGTGCACGTCGGCGCCGAGGTGAGCGCGCACTTCGACTCGATGCTGGTCAAGCTGACCTGCAACGGCCACGACTTCGCCAACGCCGCCCGCCGGGCGCGGCGCGCGATCGCGGAGTTCCGGATCC is a window encoding:
- a CDS encoding gamma carbonic anhydrase family protein, giving the protein MPLYALGDVEPDIHPDAYVHPDAVVIGNVTLGAESSVWPTAVLRGDDGRIEIGARTSIQDGSIIHTTLRQATIIGDEVTVGHNVHIEASTVGNRVLISSGSVVLNGSEIGEGAIVAAGAVVSPNAVVPPYRMALGVPARVREGYEVPEDRWRYAVESYVARGKRFRAELRRLT
- a CDS encoding uracil-DNA glycosylase — encoded protein: MMAKPLNEIVEAGWAQALEPVAPVVAQMGEFLREEIAAGRRYLPAGANVLRAFQQPFDEVRVLIMGQDPYPTPGHAVGLSFSVAPEAKPIPRSLSNIFREYSEDLGHPAPSTGDLTPWTEQGVLLLNRCLTVEPGTPGSHRDKGWEAVTEQAIRALVERDADPMVAILWGRDARNLVPLLVDVPIVESAHPSPMSADRGFFGSRPFSRANDLLEEIGGDPVDWKLP
- a CDS encoding DUF1707 SHOCT-like domain-containing protein, coding for MGDPGELRISDADREVAAQRLHTALGEGRITLVELEERLDVVYAAKTFAQLRPPLADLPGAGPAPAGVPAVPHGRPPADRLHLRTEMGTVKREGDWQVPAAMMLTTHMGSIHLDLSTARSVPARVDVEVSLGMGSATVVLPHGATADIDGVRGSWGTVKSKVPASAPGSSPHIVFTGKVGMGSLTVRGPRPVWMSLFS
- the rpmB gene encoding 50S ribosomal protein L28, giving the protein MAAVCDVCGKGPGFGMSVSHSHRRTNRRWNPNIQTVRASLNGGNRKRLNACTSCLKAGKVVRT
- a CDS encoding DAK2 domain-containing protein, translating into MAPSFDSELLRRWIDAATRSLSRHRAEIDRINVFPVPDGDTGSNMLLTVQAALRALDPARPPTTDGRGTSGDAQADVVPADGVASGAAAPDLGPAGAADGSDTPATAAALARGALRGARGNSGLILTQLLRGISDELAARTTPDRRAASAAGGALFASALRRSATLARAAVHRPRQGTILTVLEAAAAAATALPEGTPLAETAAVASRAAGEALEATTGQLPELAKARVVDAGGMGLVLILDSLAEVLGAARRVLPGPGAGPVPGADDEPVSWTTERESGSDEHDYEVMYLLEGSDSARVAALREELDGLGDSVALVGDGLPDGSGTWNVHVHCTDIGAAVEAGIRAGRPSGIRVLRFADQAPGTEHVVTVGRALPSGGAPATDRAAAGRTTAVASTGAATSAPRARAVLLLIESDGAAELARSAGGDVLRPAPGLDARSVADAIAATRAAHVAVLPCDGDRRAAAEEAVGLVEGVEVVVVPSVSVLQGLSALAVHDPDRRAGDDVVAMAEAAAGTRTGSLMISETEALTWAGPCQPGDVLGVSDGEVVLIAPDLSVGALWLAHRMLTPGGELVTALLGASVPDELGASLAEDLRRTHPEVDVVVHRGGQQDLPLVMGVE
- a CDS encoding ATP-dependent DNA helicase RecG; its protein translation is MDTRLLGLVGKRAADALSGSLDIHTVGDLVRHYPRRYVDRGRLTDIAGLVLGEHATLVAQVEKTTLRSMRQRRGQMLQVVIRDERGAQLDCTFFNGQKVQHTVHQGMRAVFAGKVGIFNGRLQLTHPQFEELDPSDEVRPFLSMYPATGKIQSQDIARCARQVLELLDDPTDPLPESLREREKLPELGRALRRIHVPEVEADIFAARNRLVWDEAMGVQLALALRRHAAVSRPAPACPPHPGGLLDAFDANLPFALTDGQHEVGAEVAEDLGLEHPMNRLVQGDVGAGKTIVALRAMLQVLDSGRQAAMLAPTEVLAAQHARSLKAMLGPLGRAGELGAAEQSTAVTLVTGSLGAKAKRQALLDAQSGAAGIVVGTHALIQDTVGFADLGLVVVDEQHRFGVEQRDALRGRGELAPHMLVMTATPIPRTVAMTVYGDLEISSLRGLPGGRSPISTSVVPLAEHPTWFGRIWQRVREEVAAGHQCYIVCPRVGGEDAKPGGKGDPDADLVDHDDPDEGAGSDSDAKRPPLAVMDVAPRLIEGELAGLRVGILHGKLHPDEKDAVMRSFERGELDVLVATTVIEVGVDVPNATAMVLLDADRFGLSQLHQLRGRVGRGSAPGVCLLVTEMPAATTARERLDAVAGTTDGFELARLDLELRREGDVLGAVQSGARSGLRLLSLLRHGDVIAKAQVYAKDLVDRDPTLADHPGLAALVGETVGDEERAAYLDKA